One window from the genome of Breoghania sp. L-A4 encodes:
- the ccmD gene encoding heme exporter protein CcmD, whose translation MTALGPHSAYILASYAISLAVVLGVIVWVLADQRRQKRALSDLEARGITRRSRGKAAREQAAADQTAGERTA comes from the coding sequence ATGACCGCGCTCGGCCCCCATTCCGCCTATATTCTTGCGTCCTATGCCATCTCGCTGGCAGTGGTGCTCGGCGTCATCGTGTGGGTGCTCGCCGATCAGCGGCGGCAGAAACGGGCACTTTCCGATCTGGAGGCACGCGGCATCACACGGCGCTCGCGCGGCAAGGCCGCACGGGAGCAGGCTGCCGCAGACCAGACCGCCGGAGAACGAACAGCATGA
- the ccmA gene encoding heme ABC exporter ATP-binding protein CcmA encodes MLKLVADRLAVDRGGRQVFAELSFSVLAGEALLVRGPNGVGKSSLLRTIAGLVPAAEGTIRIERTGEEEAAEGIGARCHYFGHSDALKTPMTVAENLGFWRDFHGHPSVTVDQALDRVGLADIAHLPAAYLSAGQRRRLSLSRLLVSHRPVWLLDEPTSALDAASEQALITIMQEHLASGGLIIAATHADLPLDGARALWMQPGAGGDDPADEEAFA; translated from the coding sequence ATGCTCAAGCTGGTTGCCGACCGACTCGCCGTGGACCGTGGTGGACGGCAGGTCTTCGCGGAGCTGTCGTTTTCGGTCCTCGCCGGCGAAGCCTTGCTGGTGCGCGGGCCCAATGGCGTGGGCAAGTCCAGTCTGCTGCGCACCATCGCCGGGCTGGTGCCTGCGGCGGAAGGAACGATCCGCATCGAACGGACCGGTGAGGAAGAGGCGGCCGAGGGTATCGGCGCGCGCTGCCACTATTTCGGCCATTCCGATGCGCTCAAGACGCCGATGACGGTGGCCGAGAATCTCGGCTTCTGGCGCGATTTTCACGGCCATCCCTCTGTCACGGTCGATCAGGCGCTGGATCGCGTCGGGCTGGCCGACATCGCCCATCTGCCCGCCGCCTATCTGTCCGCGGGCCAGCGCCGGCGGCTGTCGCTGTCGCGGCTTCTGGTCTCTCATCGCCCCGTCTGGCTGCTCGACGAGCCGACATCGGCGCTCGACGCGGCCTCCGAACAGGCGTTGATCACAATCATGCAGGAGCACCTGGCCTCGGGCGGGCTGATCATTGCCGCCACCCACGCGGATCTGCCGCTCGACGGCGCCCGGGCGCTCTGGATGCAACCGGGAGCGGGCGGCGACGACCCCGCGGACGAGGAGGCCTTCGCATGA
- a CDS encoding DUF1223 domain-containing protein, which yields MALTTVRMIAATLGLAFACHPAAAGSDTASHEAPKAVIELFTSQGCSSCPPADRLIGDLSENDDYVVLSLPVDYWDYLGWKDTLASSDNSARQRAYAETRGDRAVYTPQVVVNGRRHVVGSNANGIHTAIRIGGGLPVRVGAHMTADSLAVDIGAAGDATDAAMATVWLVLFDRAKDVVIKRGENRGRTITYHNVVRTMQVVGMWKRKAAVIELPKSEILKSGADGCAVLVQVEDNGRPGPIIGAAYLHGASM from the coding sequence ATGGCGTTGACGACAGTCCGCATGATCGCGGCAACGCTTGGTCTGGCGTTCGCTTGCCACCCCGCCGCGGCCGGTTCCGACACCGCCTCGCATGAGGCTCCGAAAGCCGTGATCGAGCTGTTCACAAGCCAGGGGTGCTCGTCGTGTCCGCCGGCCGACCGGCTGATCGGCGACCTCAGCGAGAATGACGACTATGTGGTTCTGTCGCTGCCGGTCGACTACTGGGATTATCTCGGCTGGAAGGACACCCTGGCCAGCTCCGACAACAGCGCCCGCCAGCGCGCCTACGCCGAGACCCGGGGCGACCGGGCCGTCTACACGCCGCAGGTGGTTGTCAACGGCCGCCGCCACGTGGTGGGCAGCAACGCAAACGGCATCCACACGGCGATCCGGATCGGCGGCGGGCTGCCGGTCCGCGTGGGCGCCCACATGACCGCCGATTCGCTGGCCGTGGATATTGGCGCGGCGGGCGATGCCACCGATGCCGCCATGGCGACCGTGTGGCTGGTGCTCTTCGACCGCGCCAAGGACGTCGTGATCAAGCGCGGCGAGAACCGCGGCCGGACGATCACCTATCACAATGTGGTGCGCACGATGCAAGTCGTGGGCATGTGGAAGCGCAAGGCGGCGGTGATCGAGCTGCCGAAATCCGAGATCCTCAAGTCGGGCGCCGACGGCTGCGCCGTGCTGGTGCAGGTGGAAGACAACGGCCGCCCCGGTCCGATCATCGGCGCGGCCTATCTGCATGGCGCCTCGATGTGA
- a CDS encoding heme ABC transporter permease gives MALIDLANPTRFLALANRIVPWLAGMTVAAFAVGLYLTFFVAPDDYQQGATVKIMFIHVPFAWLGMFCYSLMAASAIGTLVWKHPLADVSAKAAAPLGAAFTFLSLVTGSLWGKPMWGTWWVWDARLTSVLVLFIMYLGLIALWRTIEDPIRAGKAAAILILVGFINIPIIKFSVEWWNTLHQPASVMRIDGPTVHPSILVPLLVMTLAFTLLFLTLHLMAMRNEILRRRIRALRMREASASTGVSTMAPADATPAQ, from the coding sequence ATGGCACTCATCGACTTGGCAAACCCGACCCGTTTTTTGGCGCTGGCGAACCGGATTGTTCCGTGGCTCGCGGGCATGACCGTGGCCGCCTTCGCGGTGGGCCTCTACCTGACCTTTTTCGTGGCGCCCGACGACTATCAGCAGGGCGCCACGGTGAAGATCATGTTCATTCACGTGCCCTTCGCCTGGCTCGGCATGTTCTGTTACTCGCTGATGGCCGCCTCGGCGATCGGGACGCTGGTCTGGAAGCATCCGCTGGCCGACGTCTCCGCCAAGGCGGCGGCGCCGCTCGGCGCGGCCTTCACCTTCCTGTCGCTGGTCACCGGCTCGCTATGGGGCAAGCCCATGTGGGGCACCTGGTGGGTGTGGGACGCGCGGCTGACCTCCGTGCTGGTGCTGTTCATCATGTACCTGGGCCTGATCGCCCTGTGGCGCACCATCGAAGATCCGATCCGCGCCGGCAAGGCGGCGGCGATCCTGATTCTGGTGGGCTTCATCAACATCCCGATCATCAAGTTCTCGGTGGAATGGTGGAACACGCTGCACCAGCCGGCGTCGGTCATGCGGATCGATGGCCCGACGGTGCATCCGTCGATCCTGGTGCCGCTGCTGGTAATGACGCTGGCCTTTACGCTGCTGTTTCTGACGCTGCATCTGATGGCCATGCGCAACGAAATCCTGCGCCGCCGGATCCGCGCGCTGCGGATGCGTGAGGCCTCGGCGTCGACGGGCGTGTCGACAATGGCGCCGGCCGACGCGACGCCCGCGCAATGA
- a CDS encoding ammonium transporter, with amino-acid sequence MTDSFAGGDVFFVLLGAILVFAMHGGFAFLEVGTVRHKNQVNALVKILVDFALSTLAYFFVGYAVAYGTTFFVNAAVLSGTVAGGAFEPQGLSLVKFFFLATFAAAIPAIISGGIAERMKFLPQCLATVVLVALVYPLFEGVVWGGNFGIQGWLEATFGAPFHDFAGSVVVHAVGGWIALGAVLLLGPRIGRYTKDGRSVGIPPSNIPWLAMGSWMLCVGWFGFNVMSAQSLQAVTGLVAMNSLMAMAGGILAALLVGRNDPGFVHNGALAGLVAVCAGSDIMHPIGSLAVGAVAGAVFVKGFITCQEKLKIDDVLGVWALHGICGAWGGIAAGIFGLTALGGLGGVTFASQLAGTLGGVAYAFAAGFVVYGLLKSATGIRLSAADEHQGADLAIHKISANPEYDVTGR; translated from the coding sequence ATGACTGATTCATTCGCGGGGGGCGACGTTTTCTTCGTCCTCCTCGGCGCCATACTGGTGTTCGCCATGCACGGCGGCTTCGCGTTTCTCGAAGTCGGCACCGTGCGCCACAAGAACCAGGTCAACGCGCTGGTCAAGATCCTCGTCGATTTCGCTCTGTCCACGCTCGCCTATTTCTTCGTCGGCTACGCGGTTGCCTACGGCACCACGTTCTTTGTCAACGCGGCCGTCCTGTCCGGCACCGTGGCGGGCGGAGCCTTCGAGCCGCAGGGCCTGTCGCTGGTCAAGTTCTTCTTCCTGGCGACCTTTGCCGCCGCCATTCCGGCGATCATCTCCGGCGGCATCGCGGAGCGCATGAAGTTCCTGCCCCAATGCCTGGCGACGGTGGTGCTGGTGGCGCTGGTCTACCCGCTGTTCGAGGGCGTGGTCTGGGGCGGCAATTTCGGCATCCAGGGCTGGCTCGAGGCGACATTCGGCGCGCCGTTCCATGATTTCGCGGGCTCGGTCGTGGTGCACGCGGTCGGCGGTTGGATCGCCCTGGGCGCCGTGCTGCTGCTGGGGCCGCGCATCGGGCGCTACACGAAGGACGGCCGCTCCGTCGGCATTCCGCCGTCCAACATCCCGTGGCTGGCCATGGGGTCGTGGATGCTCTGCGTGGGCTGGTTCGGCTTCAACGTGATGAGCGCGCAATCGCTGCAGGCGGTCACCGGACTCGTGGCGATGAACTCGCTGATGGCCATGGCCGGCGGCATTCTTGCCGCCCTGCTGGTCGGGCGCAACGACCCGGGCTTCGTGCACAACGGCGCGCTGGCCGGCCTCGTCGCCGTCTGCGCGGGTTCCGACATCATGCACCCGATCGGATCGCTGGCCGTCGGCGCGGTCGCCGGCGCGGTATTTGTGAAGGGTTTCATCACCTGCCAGGAGAAGCTGAAGATCGACGACGTGCTCGGTGTCTGGGCGCTGCACGGCATCTGCGGCGCCTGGGGCGGCATCGCGGCCGGCATCTTCGGTCTCACGGCGCTGGGCGGTCTTGGCGGGGTGACGTTCGCCAGCCAGCTCGCGGGCACGCTCGGCGGCGTGGCCTATGCGTTCGCGGCGGGGTTCGTCGTCTACGGCCTGCTGAAATCGGCGACCGGCATCCGCCTCTCCGCCGCCGACGAGCACCAGGGCGCGGATTTGGCGATCCACAAGATCAGCGCCAATCCGGAATACGACGTCACCGGCCGCTGA
- a CDS encoding DsbE family thiol:disulfide interchange protein — protein MTDTTDKTSPPRRKIPVLVLLPLVVFGLLAVLFFVQLRSGKDTSAIPSALIDKSVPEFVLPALDGLERDGAPVPGLASADLKGRVSVVNIFASWCAPCRAEHPLLMDLARDDRIALTGINYKDKGPNARRFLGSLGNPYERVGVDENGRAAIDWGVYGVPETFIIGADGRIRYKFIGPLSPQSYRSVFLPQLEKVLAATP, from the coding sequence ATGACTGACACCACGGACAAGACATCGCCTCCGCGCAGGAAGATTCCGGTCCTGGTGCTGCTGCCGCTTGTCGTCTTCGGCCTGCTCGCCGTGCTGTTTTTCGTGCAGTTGCGCTCCGGCAAGGATACCAGCGCGATCCCCTCCGCGCTGATCGACAAGAGCGTGCCGGAGTTCGTTCTGCCGGCGCTCGACGGGCTCGAGCGGGACGGCGCGCCCGTCCCCGGGCTTGCGTCGGCCGACCTGAAGGGCCGGGTATCGGTCGTCAACATCTTCGCCTCGTGGTGCGCGCCCTGCCGCGCCGAGCATCCGCTGTTGATGGATCTGGCCCGCGACGACCGGATCGCCCTGACCGGCATCAACTACAAGGACAAGGGGCCGAACGCGCGCCGCTTTCTCGGCTCGCTGGGCAATCCGTACGAGCGCGTCGGCGTCGACGAGAACGGCCGCGCGGCCATCGACTGGGGCGTGTACGGCGTGCCGGAAACGTTCATCATCGGCGCGGACGGCCGCATTCGCTACAAGTTCATCGGCCCGCTGTCGCCGCAGTCCTATCGCAGCGTGTTCCTGCCGCAGCTCGAAAAGGTTCTCGCCGCGACGCCATAG
- the ccmB gene encoding heme exporter protein CcmB, with the protein MLSLFVREMQLAVRVGGSALMGVLFFLCVITVVPFGIGPDLNLLARIGPAILWIGALLATLLGLDRLFQADRDDGSLDLLLMSGQPLELVVLVKCLAHWTATGLPLVIAAPLLAVFLNLEPMAIAAVTATLFVGTPALTLIGGIGAALTVSLRRGGLLLAILVLPLTIPVLIFGVSAATAAISISVPFRTPFLILCALTLISAVIGPLAAAAALRFSSD; encoded by the coding sequence ATGCTGAGCCTGTTCGTGCGCGAAATGCAGCTCGCCGTGCGCGTCGGCGGCAGCGCCCTCATGGGCGTGCTGTTCTTTCTGTGCGTGATCACGGTGGTCCCCTTCGGCATCGGCCCCGACCTCAATCTGCTGGCGCGAATCGGCCCGGCGATTTTGTGGATCGGCGCCCTGCTGGCGACGCTGCTGGGGCTTGACCGGCTGTTTCAGGCTGACCGCGACGACGGCTCGCTCGATCTTTTGCTGATGTCCGGCCAGCCGCTGGAGCTGGTGGTGCTGGTCAAATGCCTGGCGCACTGGACCGCCACGGGGCTGCCGCTGGTCATCGCCGCGCCCTTGCTGGCGGTGTTTCTCAATCTCGAGCCAATGGCCATCGCGGCGGTCACCGCAACGCTTTTCGTGGGCACCCCGGCGCTGACGCTGATCGGCGGCATCGGCGCGGCGCTGACCGTCAGTCTGCGGCGTGGCGGGCTGCTGCTGGCGATCCTGGTGCTGCCGCTGACGATTCCCGTGCTGATCTTCGGCGTGAGTGCCGCGACCGCGGCGATTTCCATCTCCGTCCCGTTCCGCACGCCCTTCTTGATCCTCTGCGCGCTAACCCTCATATCGGCGGTGATCGGACCGCTTGCGGCGGCCGCGGCACTCAGGTTCTCGTCCGATTGA